The following DNA comes from Chryseobacterium gallinarum.
GAAAAAGAGGTGACAAGAATTACCGACCTCATGCGGGAATTTGGATATTATAAATTCAATAACCTTAATGATGAAGTTTATTTTGTAGCAGATTCTTTAAAAAATAAAAAAAATGTACCGCTTACATTAGAGATTCATAAAGACTCTCTGGACAGCCGTTATAAAGTTTCTACATTTGGTAATATTGATGTAGCTATTGTGGATGAGCCTGGTGACTACCCTAAAAATACGGTTAAAGACAGCTTAAGAAGGATCAGATTCCATACTGTGAACGACAAATACAAAATTTCATCATTATGGAGAGCCATTATTCCGGATAACAGACAGATATTTGATCAAAAAAAGCTAGATGTTACCAAAAGAAATCTTTTGGCCATGAACAACTTCAGTATTGTAAAAGCAAGGGACTCTTTGAGACAAGGGGGAATGTCTGCTCCCAATGACAGTATTGTGGATGTTCTGTATGTGCTGAAACCGCTTCCGAAATATGAGCTGAAGGTAGGTTTGGATGGTAATTATTCTCAGATACTTAATCTGGGGGTCTCCCCTTCTGTAGATCTTACGACACGGAATGTTTTCAGAGGTGCGGAAAACCTTTCCACCAGTATTTCCGGTACATTCGGATCTATCAGAAGTACCGAGGATATTAATAAAAGATCTTTAGCTTATGAAATATCTGCACAGGCTTCGCTTAATTTTCCCCGACTGCTTCTACCTTTTAATTATTATAAGTTTATTCCTAAGAGGTACACGCCTACCTCATCCATTTTATTGGGATCTTCTATACAGACGAATATAGGTCTGGGAAGAGTCAATTTCAATACCGGATTAAATTATCAGGCCAACGTAAATGATCAGGTATACCACAAGCTTACCCTGTTCAATACCCAGGTCAGTTTGACTAAAAATAAAAATGCCTATTATGATTACTTCGTGAATGACAGGCTTGTAAAAGATGAAATATTTAATGATTATTTCACTTTCAGACCAGATATTGGAAATCAGTTGGCCAACGGGCAGCTTACTATAGATGAAGTTTCTCAGAGAATTTTAGAGGATACACAATATCAGCAAGGGCTCAACCAGCAGGGTAATGATCTTTTGACTACATTCAGAGGGAGTCTTATCAATAAGGAAAGACAGACGGAAGATGTTCTTATTTCTTCCATGATCTATAACTTTGTATATAGTGAAATTGGTAAAAAAGATTATCCCAATGCTTTTTATTTTAATGGGAAAGTTGAACTTGCCGGTAATATTTTAAGCCTGTTCAATAAAAGAAGCAATGACGGAGGAGTTATTTCAGGACCTCAAAAAACCATTTTCGGGATACCTTATGCACAGTTCGTAAAATTTGATATTGACGCAAGAAAGTATTTTAAATTTAACGGAAATCAGACATTGGTTCTTCGTCAGTTTATCGGGGTGGGTGTTCCCTACGGAAATTCTGAAGAAATGCCTATTATCAAATCCTATTTCAACGGGGGTTCCAATGATATCAGGGCATGGGTAGCATTCGGCGGACTAGGTCCTGCTGATTCCCAGGTAGATGAAAGGGTACGAACTTATATGACCAATGATGTAAAGCTTACTACTAATATTGAATACAGGATTCCATTCAATAATATGTATGAGGGAGCAATATTTACAGATATCGGAAATACCTGGAGCCTACGTAATCATCAGGATGCTCATAATGATCAATTTAAATTCGGGAAATTCTTAGGACAAATGGGTATCGGTAGTGGATTCGGATTACGGGTAAATGTAGCTTATATTACCTTCAGGCTGGATCTTGCTTACAAAATTTATGATCCTAATAAACCTGAAGGAGACCGATGGAGATTCAAAAACTTCCAGCCTTTCAAACCTACCCTTAATATCGCGTTCGGATATCCTTTCTAATCCGGGGAAACGCCTAAGATAAAATATACTACAGCAATTACACGGGCGAGGATTTCCCTCGCCTGATTTCTGTAAAAACTTTCAGGTTTAGTCACATCCTGGGCATCAAAACCCAAGGCATTCATGTCGTTATTTCTTGCAAAAAACAAGGCCCGAAGATTATGGTAGCCTTGTGAGACAATGATCACATTCTTCTTTTTGTAAACATCTTTACATCTGAGAATACTTTTATAGGTATTGAAACCCTTTGGATCTTCTATAATAATATCTTCAGGCACCCCTTCCTGATTGACCAAATAGTTTTTCATGGCAGCAGGTTCATTATATCCCTTGCTTTTTTCTCCGCTTACAATAATTTTTTTGATTTTCCCGTGATGATAAAGGAGCGCGGCAGCATCCATTCTTTTGGTAAAATAAGGATTGGATTGCCCTGATCTCATTTTAGGAGAAGTTCCCAGGACCAAAGCAATTTCCCGTGGAGGAATTTTGGATATTTTGGTGTAAGTACGCCCGTTGGTAAGCCCAAAAACCCAGACATTACAGAAACATATCAATAGAATTCCCAATTCTATTGATATACAACCTAGGTTAAATATGTTCCTGATAATTCTCAACTAAAATCAAAGTTAAGCTTTATTTTTCTACTTTTCACTATAGACATACAGGCCAGTATATGTCCCTGCATCTCTTCTTTTTCCGTAAGATATTCATTTTCCAGCAGTTCCACCTCTCCTTCTTCCAATAAACATTCACAGCTTCCACAAATCCCCGATTTGCAGGAATAAGGCACAGGAAAATTCTGAATCAAAAGCTGCTGTAAAATTTTATCTTTATTGTCCGGCAATTGTGTTGAATAATTTTTGCCCATCATTGTAAATTCCACTTCAATATTTTCAATGAGAGGAAATTCTTTCTCTACAGGATAAATATCATCATTGAATTCTTCGAAAAGTTCGAAATGAATATTTTTTTTAGGAATCCCATGATGGTAGCAGGCATTCGCCAGTGTTTTGATCATTTCTCCTTTTCCACAAATTAAAACTTCATCCACTGCATCCCAGATTGTAGATTCTTCATCCGTATCATCCAGATGCAGAATCTGATTGATGATCAGGCTTAATTTCTTTTCATCCAGCCTGCCATAGAAAAACTGATCACCCGTATTTTCCTGCGAAAAAAAATAAAAGATCTGTAGTCTGTCCCCACATGTTCTGGCAAGATTGTCCAATTGATCCCTGTAAACCAGATCTTCTGAACTTTTGTTTCCAAAGAATAAAAACAATCTCGTACGTGGCTCATTGTGAAGAATATTCTTGAAATGGCTCAAAATTGGTGTAATTCCAATTCCTGCCGCAAAAGCAACAATAGTTCTGAACTCACTTGGTTTGGATACTAAAGTAAATCTTCCTCCGGGTTCACTCACCAGCAGCTCGTCTCCCACGTTATAGTTCTGGTATAGCTGGGAAGTCGCTCCGTCAGGGGAGTTTACTTTTATCCCCAGTGATATTTTTCCTTCATAAGGAGCAGAGGTCATTGAATAATCATTGATTACTTCCTCTCCATGAGATTGAAATTTTACACTAACATACTGTCCGGCCTCAAACTTAAAATGGTCTTTCAGATTCTCGGGAATATCAAACTCCAGAGAAAAAGTATTTTTGGTCAGGTCTTCCTTTTTCGTTACTTTTAACGGATGAAACTGTGTCAGTTTCCCTTTATAGATTTGTTGTTCCATAACTTCAATTCAAAAATAGATAAAAAATAATTTATGAAGAAGATAATTTTATCCATCCTGATTTTAAGTGCAGTATACAGCTGTAAAAAGGAAAGCCAGAAAACGGATGCTGTAAATACTACAGACTCACTTTCTGTGACTCAAAATACGGCTGCTGAAGTTGTTCCTTATATTCCCAGGGAACTTTCCCCTGAAAATATCAGCCAGCACCTGGCAAAAAATAATGATACTTTATACGTAACTAATTTTTTTGCAACATGGTGTGGCCCTTGTATGAGAGAAATTCCAAGTTTCAAAGATAAAATGCAGGAATTAAAAGGAAAACCCGTAAAATTTACTTTCATCAACCTGGATGATAAATCGGATTGGAATGGAGCAGTTAAAAATTTTGCAATAGAAAATAATCTTGGTGGAAATATTATTCTATTGGATGGGCAAAAACTGGATCAAAACTTTTTTGCCAATAATTTCCAGCAATGGGACGGCGGCTCAATTCCTTTTACCTTCATGAGAAAAGGGGATAAAACGGATGAATATTTAGGAATGATGACGGAAGAAGTATTGAATTCGAAAATTGATGCTTTCTTAAAATAAATCTACAGAATACTTTCTGAACAATGTCAAAAAGGTTTAAAATCCTGTGTTTATTATTAATAGTTGCCATTATAGCAAGTGCAATTATTAATCTGAATACAGGATTTTTAAGTTTAGGATTCCAGGATTTTTTCCGGAATACCGATCATAGTCAAATTGCTGAAATCCGTGTCAACCGTGTATGGGTCATGATGTTAGCCGGCATTTCAATCCCCACATCAGGTTTTCTGATGCAGGAATACTTTCAAAATCCATTAGCAGGCCCGGATATATTGGGAATTACTTCTGTAGCCAGTCTATCTGTTGCTTTCTATATTTTCTTTTCACATGATATTCTTCTCCCTGAATTTCTGCAAAATAGTTTCCTGAGCCTGTCGGCAATCGGGGGAAGCCTGGTGTTGATGCTGGTGTTACTATCCATGTCTAATAAATTTCAGGATAAATCTTATCTCATTATTTTCGGGTTTCTGATGTCTGCTTTTGCAGGAGCTATTGTTTCTTTACTTCAATTTTATGCAGAAAATCAGAGTTTGAAAAACTATATTTTGTGGTCCTTCGGAGCCAATAATATGGTGAGCAGAAACCAGATTTATGTACTATTGATACTGGTTCTAACAGGATTATTCTTTTGTTTTAAAGCGATAAAACCTCTTATTGGTAATTCATTGGGTACTTCCTATGCACAAAGCTTAGGAGTAAATCTGAAGCAATTAAAATTGCTGATCATTGTAGCATCTTCTCTCCTCTCCGCCTCTATTACTGCTTTTTTAGGTCCTATTTTGTTTATTGGAATTATTGTCCCACACTTTTGCAGACTGATCTATAATCCTTCCCAATTATGGCAGCAATGGATTCTGAATATGTTTCTGGGAATGCTTATCATGTTGTTTTTCTCTGTTATCGCAGAAAAAACACAGATTCCATTGAATGTTATCAGCTCTGTATTTGGGATTCCTGTGATTCTGGGGATGCTATTGAAGCAGAATAAAATATAATTTTTTGTTTTGTTGAAAAACGCAAAGGCGCAAGGATTTTATCTCCGATAAAATTTAATAACGTACATAAAACATCGCACTTGCTGAAAATCTTTAATTTTCTTGCGTCTTAAAACATATCAGTTCAATCCATAAAGCTCAACTTTTAACCTATTTAAAAATGACAGGATGCAAGCTAGAACTGTTACTTAATTTTCAATCTGATGTTTTCAAAAATGGAGTCACGAGAGTTGTCAATCATTTATAATTAAAAAACAGAATAAAAATTCACAAAGTATAATCCTTGCATCTTAAAAATAGTATTTTTGTAAAACAATCTGCGCCATTGCGTTTTAGTCAAGATCAGGAATGCACCTACAAATCAAACAGGCCAATATCGGATACAACAAAACATTAATTTCAAATGCCAATGCTGAGTTGAAACTTGGTGATGTTTGCTTATTGATTGGTAATAACGGTGTAGGAAAAACCACTTTGATTAAATCTATTCTGCATCAGATTCCTTTGCTGGATGGAGAAATTTTGATCAATAATGAAAATGTAAAGAAACTTTCCGTCCAAGAAATCGCTGAAAACATTGCTATTGTTTTTTCAAAATCTGTGGTTCCACAGCATTATACCGTTCAGGATCTTATTTCATTAGGAAAGTATATCTACTATCCTTTTTATTTTGAGTTAAAAAAGGAAGACCGTGAAGAGGTTTTGCATATCATTGAAGAGCTGGATCTCCGGCAATATAAGGATACACTTCTCAAAAACCTTTCGGATGGTAACCTGCAAAAAGCATTTATCGGACGGGCAATTACTCAAAACGCTCCTGTTATTATACTGGATGAACCCACTACCCATCTGGATGAAAAGAATAAGATTATCATTCTCAAAACCCTCAGAAAACTTGCTAAAGAGCAAAATAAACTCATTTTATTTTCTTCTCATGACTGGCGATTGGCCAAAGAATTTGCCGATAAGATATGGTATGTGAAAAATACCCGATTGTATACAGGAATCGTGGAAGATATTTTATTGAAGCATAACGAACTTACCAATGCTTCTTTATTTCAAATAAACGAGAATTTTGTGGCGCCATATATCGTAGCACCACAGGTTTATAAAGAAATGCTGTATTCCCTGCTTCAAAAAAACTTTCAAAAAGACCTTTCTTCACTCCGTTTTGAATTGAAAAACAACTTTTGGATTATTACTAAAGATTACCATCAATACCAATGCGAATCTTTTGAAGAAATCGTTGATTACATCAAAAACATTCACTAATACTTCATTTTATTTGATTATTTCACATACTATGCATGCATAGTATTATGCTTATCATACAATTTAATCACCTTATTATCAGATTATTAACAAAATTTAACGTTAATAAATATTATGCATGCATAATATTTATTAAATTTGGGTAAAACCATTAGCGCATCAATGATGGATCATAACAAAGAAAAAATAGAAAACGTAGATTTAATTTTAAAACAGACCTGGTTGGCTGTTTCGAAAATGTACACAGAACTTGCCCAGGAGCATGATTCTACGGCTGTACAAGCCCTTACCCTTCTTAAAATTGATCCCAAAGAAGGGACCCGAAGTACAAATCTTGGCCCCAAGATGGCGATAGAACCGACTTCTTTAACAAGAATTATTAAACTTCTGGAAGATAACGGATACATCTATAAGGAAAAAACCACTACTGACAAACGGGAAGTGATCATAAAACTTACAGATAAAGGCCTAAACTCCAGAAATATGTCTAAGGAAGTTGTTGTCAACTTTAACAAAAAAGTAATGGAAAAGATTACTCCGGAGAAAATGGAAACCTTTAAAGAGGTCATGGCTGAAATCATGAAAATAGCCAACGAATTATTAAATAACAGAAAATAGATTATAATGAAACCGTATGGTTCATGTGACCTTATTTAAATACTAAAAATTTACATATGAAAAGAAGAATCAAACATGTAACGGTTCTTGGTTCAGGAATTATGGGAAGCGGTATCGCAGCACACTTTGCCAATATTGGTGTAGAAGTGTCACTTTTGGATATTGTTCCTTTTGAATTGACTGAAGCTGAACAGAAAAAGGGTTTGACCAAAGAAGACAAAGCAGTAAGAAACAGAATTGCTTCCGAAAACTTTGAAAAACTTAAAAAAGCAAGTCCTGCACTTCTTTACTCTCCAAAGTTTGCAGATAGAATCACAATAGGCAACTTCGATGATGACCTACCAAAAATAAAGAATACAGACTGGATTATTGAAGTAGTAGTTGAAAGACTTGATATCAAAAAATCTGTATACGAAAAAATTGAGCAATTCAGAAAACCGGGAACATTAATTTCTTCCAATACTTCGGGTATTCCTATCCACTTATTAACTGAAGGAAGGAGCGAAGATTTCAAAAAATACTTTGCAGGGACCCACTTCTTTAATCCGGTAAGATATCTTCCTCTTCTTGAGATTATTCCTACCAACGATACAGATCCTGAGATTGTAGATTTTTACATGAATTACGGAGCGAAATTCTTAGGTAAAACAACCGTTTTAGCAAAAGATACTCCGGCTTTCATCGCCAACAGAATCGGAGTATTCTCTATGATGGATCTTCTTCATAATGTACAGAAACTTGGACTTACGGTTTCTGATGTGGATAAACTGACAGGCCCTGTTATCGGGCGTCCAAAATCGGCAACATTCAGAACAGCTGATGTTGTAGGTCTTGATACTCTGGTAATGGTAGCCAATGGGGTACGCCAAAGTGGCGCAGAAGCCAATGATTTCAATGATGTGTTTGCACTTCCTCCTTATATCCAGAAAATGATGGATAATAAATGGCTGGGCTCAAAAACAGAACAAGGTTTCTATAAAAAAGTGAAAAATGCAGAAGGAAAATCTGAAATCCACGGATTAAATCTTGATACATTAGAATATGAACTTCAGGGAAAATCATCTTTCCCTACTCTGGAGTTAACAAAAACAATTGATAAACCCATTGACAGGTTCAAAGTACTGATCGGAGGTAAAGACAAAGCCGGCGAATTATACAGAAAATCATTAGGAGCATTATTTGCTTATGTTTCGCATAAAGTTCCAGAAATTTCTGATGAAGTTTATAAAATAGACGATGCCATGAGAGCCGGCTTCGGATGGGAAAATGGCCCGTTTGAAATCTGGGATGCTGTAGGTGTTCAAAAAGGAATTGAACTGGCCAAAGAAGCCGGGTATGAGGTTTCAGACTGGGTGAAAAATGTAGAAACCTTCTATAAAGTAAATGACGAAGGACAAAGCATCTATGTTGATAAAAACTCCGGAGAATACAACAAGATCCCTGGCCAGGACGCTTTCATTATACTGGATAACATCAGAAAAAATAAAACACTTTGGAGTAATTCAGGTGCTGCTATTGAAGATTTAGGTGACGGTATCATCAACTTTGAGATCCGCTCAAAAATGAACTCCCTTGGGGGAGAAGTCCTTGACGGATTAAACAGAGCCATTGACCTGGCAGAAAAAGAATACGACGGACTGGTAATAGGAAATCAAGGTGCCAACTTCTCTGTGGGAGCCAACCTTGCCATGATCCTTATGATGGCCATCGAACAGGATTGGGATGATTTAAACATGGCAATCGCTTACTTCCAGAAATCGATGATGAGAGTGCGCTACTCTTCTATTCCTGTAGTAGTAGCTCCTCACGGAATGACTTTAGGAGGCGGTTGCGAGATGACCATGCACGCAGACCGAGTGGTTGCCGCAGCAGAAACATATATCGGCCTTGTAGAGACAGGTGTTGGTGTAATACCCGGAGGGGGCGGAACTAAAGAGCTGACTTTAAGAACATCCAGGGAATTCCATAATGACGATGTTAAAAACAACAGGCTTCGTGATGCTTTCATGAATATTGCCATGGGAAAAGTGGCTACTTCTGCCTACGAAGCTTACGATATGGGAATCCTTGAAAAAGGAAAAGATATTGTTTCTGTAAGCAAAAACAGACAGATTGCTGAAGCTAAAAAAATAGCAAAACTTTTAGCAGAGCAAGGTTACACCCAACCTATTGAGCAAAAAGTAAAAGTTCTTGGTAAAGATGCATTAGGAATGTTCTACGTAGGAACAGACCAGATGTTAACAGGAAACTATATCTCTGAGCACGACAAGAAAATTGCAGATAAACTAGCCAACGTAATGGTAGGTGGAAATTTATCCGAACCAACAGTTGTTACCGAACAGTATTTATTGAACCTTGAAAGAGAGACTTTCCTTCAGCTTTGCGGTGAAAGAAAAACTCTGGAAAGAATTCAATACATGTTGCAAAACGGAAAACCTTTGAGAAACTAGCAGGGAGCTCCGTAGGAGCGGACTGTTAATAGCTGAATAATTAAGAATTACAGAGCCTCGTAGAGGCGACCTATTAATTTTTATGGCAAATACCTACACACAGATTTATCTTCAGATTGTTTTCGCTGTAAAAGGAAGGCAAAACCTGATTAGTAAAGGATATTAAAGCAGGCTCTTCAAAGTTCATCAATGAGAAAGGGTGGATAAATGGAAAGTTCAACTGGCAGGAAGGATACGGAGCTTTTTCTTATTCTAAAAGCAGTGTAGATTCGGTTATAAAATATATTTTGAATCAGGAAGAACATCATAAAAAGAAAACTTTCAAAGAAGAATACTTGGATGTAATGTCAAAATTTGAAATAGAATATGATCCAAAATATTTATTTGAATGGATTGAAGATTAACAGGTCGCTCCTACGGAGCTCCAAATTTACAAAACTTAAAAGCTATAAACAGGATACCTATACGAGGTTAAAATCTAACAAAATACTTTAATACAAAACAATGAAAACAGCATACATAGTAAAAGGATTCAGAACAGCAGTAGGAAAAGCGCCGAAAGGTTCCCTGCGTTTTACACGTCCCGATGTAATGGCGGCTACGGTTATTGAAAAATTAATGGCTGAGCTTCCTCAATTAGATAAAAACAGAATTGATGACCTTATTGTAGGAAATGCAATGCCGGAAGCTGAGCAAGGGCTTAATGTGGCAAGGCTGATCTCTCTGATGGGGTTAAACACGGATAAGGTTCCGGGAGTTACGGTAAACAGATACTGTGCTTCAGGAAGTGAGGCGATTGCGATTGCTTCTGCAAAAATCCAGGCCGGAATGGCTGATTGTATCATCGCTGGTGGTACCGAATCTATGTCGTACATCCCAATGGGTGGTTACAAGCCTGTACCTGAAACGGATATTGCTAAAACAAACCCTGATTATTACTGGGGAATGGGTTACACTGCAGAGGAAGTGGCTAAACAGTACAACATTACCAGAGAAGAACAGGATCAGTTTGCTTTTGAATCTCACATGAAAGCGTTGAAAGCGAATCAGGAAGGCAGATTTGCGAATCAGATTGTTCCGGTACCTGTAGAATATAACTTCCTGGATGAAAACCAGAAGATGCAGACAAAGAAATTTGATTTCTCAGTGGATGAAGGCCCAAGAGCGGATACTTCATTAGCAGGGTTAGCGAAGCTTAGACCTGTATTTGCCAACGGAGGAAGCGTAACAGCCGGAAACTCTTCTCAAATGAGTGACGGAGCTGCTTTCGTAATGGTAATGAGTGAAGAAATGGTAAAAGAATTGGGTTTACAGCCGGAAGCTAGATTAGTAGCTTATGCAGCAGCCGGGCTTGAACCAAGAATCATGGGGATGGGACCTGTCTATGCTATTCCAAAGGCGTTGAAACAAGCTGGTCTGGAATTAAAAGATATTGAATTGATCGAACTTAACGAGGCTTTCGCTTCCCAATCGGTTGCCATTAAAAAAGAATTAGGTTTAAATCCTGATATTTTAAATGTCAATGGAGGTGCCATTGCTTTAGGTCACCCACTTGGATGTACCGGAACAAAATTAACCGTTCAGCTTTTAGACGAAATGAGAAAACGTGGCAATAAGTATGGAATGGTTTCTATGTGTGTGGGAACCGGACAAGGTGCGGCTTCGATTTTTGAATTGTTATAGACTCTCTTTATGAATTGCAAACTCAAATTATTATTTCAGGCAACAGAAATTACCTAGAAATTTCTAAAACCGAAAAAATAGAAAATAAAATCATAGAACTACAGAGAATGATTTCTGGCTTTCAAAAGAATTTAATATTGTAAGTCTTTATTCTTTTCTCTTTGTTCTTTAATCTAAAAAAATAAAATAATATATGGCTACATTAAAAGGAGGGGAATTCCTGATCAAACAAATTCCTGCAAATGAAATTTTCAGTCTTGAAGAACTGAATGAAGAACAAAAAATGCTTCGTGATTCCGCGAAAGAATTTATAGATAGAGAGGTAGTGCCTCAGAGGGAACGTTTTGAAAAGAAAGATTATGCATTTACTGAAGAAACAATGCGTAAGCTTGGAGAAATGGGAATGCTGGGAATTGCAGTTCCTGAAGAATACGGGGGTCTTGGAATGGGCTTTGTAACCACTATGCTTGCTTGTGATTACCTTTCGGGAACTACAGGTTCATTAGCTACAGCTTATGGAGCACATACCGGAATCGGGACCCTTCCTATTGTTCTTTACGGAACTGAAGAGCAAAAGAAAAAATATCTTCCGGACCTGGCTACAGGAACAAAATTCGGGGCTTATTGCCTGACTGAACCGGATGCTGGTTCTGATGCCAACTCAGGAAAAACAAGAGCTAAACTTTCTGAAGACGGGAAACACTATATCATCAATGGTCAGAAAATGTGGATCTCTAATGCAGGTTTCGCAGATACATTCACATTATTTGCTAAAATTGATGATGACAAAAACATCACAGGTTTCGTTATCAACAGATCTGAGCTTGAAAATCCAGAGAGCTTAACTTTCGGAGAAGAAGAGCATAAATTGGGTATCCGTGCCTCTTCCACCCGTCAGGTTTTCTTCAATGATATGAAAGTTCCTGTAGAAAATCTTTTAGGAGAAAGAAATAACGGTTTTAAAATCGCATTAAATGCATTGAACGTAGGCCGTATCAAATTAGCAGCAGCATGTCTGGATGCACAAAGAAGAATCTTAAACCATTCTATTCAGTATTCTAATGAGAGAAAGCAGTTTGGAGTTTCTATCTCTACTTTCGGAGCCATCAGAAAGAAAATTGCTGAAATGGCAACGGGGGTGTTCGTAAGCGAGGCAGGTTCTTACAGGGCTGCTAAAAACGTTCAGGATAAGATTGATGAATTGGTAGCAGGCGGAATGGATCATCAGGCTGCAGAATTGAAAGGTGTTGAAGAATTTGCTGTAGAATGCTCTATTCTTAAAGTATTCGTTTCCGATCTTGCCCAGCATACTGCGGATGAAGGAATCCAGGTGTATGGTGGTATGGGATTCTCCGAAGATACTCCAATGGAAGCTGCATGGAGAGATTCAAGAATTTCAAGAATCTACGAAGGAACTAACGAAATCAACAGGCTATTGGCGGTAGGAATGCTGATCAAGAGAGCCATGAAAGGCGAGCTGGATCTTTTATCTCCTGCAATGGCTATCAGCAAAGAACTGATGGGCATTCCTTCTTTTGAAGTTCCTGATTATTCAGAATTCATGAGTGAGGAAAAAGCCATTATTGCTAATCTTAAGAAAGTATTCTTAATGGTTTCAGGAGCAGCCCTTCAGAAATATATGAC
Coding sequences within:
- a CDS encoding 3-hydroxyacyl-CoA dehydrogenase/enoyl-CoA hydratase family protein; the protein is MKRRIKHVTVLGSGIMGSGIAAHFANIGVEVSLLDIVPFELTEAEQKKGLTKEDKAVRNRIASENFEKLKKASPALLYSPKFADRITIGNFDDDLPKIKNTDWIIEVVVERLDIKKSVYEKIEQFRKPGTLISSNTSGIPIHLLTEGRSEDFKKYFAGTHFFNPVRYLPLLEIIPTNDTDPEIVDFYMNYGAKFLGKTTVLAKDTPAFIANRIGVFSMMDLLHNVQKLGLTVSDVDKLTGPVIGRPKSATFRTADVVGLDTLVMVANGVRQSGAEANDFNDVFALPPYIQKMMDNKWLGSKTEQGFYKKVKNAEGKSEIHGLNLDTLEYELQGKSSFPTLELTKTIDKPIDRFKVLIGGKDKAGELYRKSLGALFAYVSHKVPEISDEVYKIDDAMRAGFGWENGPFEIWDAVGVQKGIELAKEAGYEVSDWVKNVETFYKVNDEGQSIYVDKNSGEYNKIPGQDAFIILDNIRKNKTLWSNSGAAIEDLGDGIINFEIRSKMNSLGGEVLDGLNRAIDLAEKEYDGLVIGNQGANFSVGANLAMILMMAIEQDWDDLNMAIAYFQKSMMRVRYSSIPVVVAPHGMTLGGGCEMTMHADRVVAAAETYIGLVETGVGVIPGGGGTKELTLRTSREFHNDDVKNNRLRDAFMNIAMGKVATSAYEAYDMGILEKGKDIVSVSKNRQIAEAKKIAKLLAEQGYTQPIEQKVKVLGKDALGMFYVGTDQMLTGNYISEHDKKIADKLANVMVGGNLSEPTVVTEQYLLNLERETFLQLCGERKTLERIQYMLQNGKPLRN
- a CDS encoding thiolase family protein, with amino-acid sequence MKTAYIVKGFRTAVGKAPKGSLRFTRPDVMAATVIEKLMAELPQLDKNRIDDLIVGNAMPEAEQGLNVARLISLMGLNTDKVPGVTVNRYCASGSEAIAIASAKIQAGMADCIIAGGTESMSYIPMGGYKPVPETDIAKTNPDYYWGMGYTAEEVAKQYNITREEQDQFAFESHMKALKANQEGRFANQIVPVPVEYNFLDENQKMQTKKFDFSVDEGPRADTSLAGLAKLRPVFANGGSVTAGNSSQMSDGAAFVMVMSEEMVKELGLQPEARLVAYAAAGLEPRIMGMGPVYAIPKALKQAGLELKDIELIELNEAFASQSVAIKKELGLNPDILNVNGGAIALGHPLGCTGTKLTVQLLDEMRKRGNKYGMVSMCVGTGQGAASIFELL
- a CDS encoding four helix bundle protein, whose product is MQTQIIISGNRNYLEISKTEKIENKIIELQRMISGFQKNLIL
- a CDS encoding acyl-CoA dehydrogenase family protein, translated to MATLKGGEFLIKQIPANEIFSLEELNEEQKMLRDSAKEFIDREVVPQRERFEKKDYAFTEETMRKLGEMGMLGIAVPEEYGGLGMGFVTTMLACDYLSGTTGSLATAYGAHTGIGTLPIVLYGTEEQKKKYLPDLATGTKFGAYCLTEPDAGSDANSGKTRAKLSEDGKHYIINGQKMWISNAGFADTFTLFAKIDDDKNITGFVINRSELENPESLTFGEEEHKLGIRASSTRQVFFNDMKVPVENLLGERNNGFKIALNALNVGRIKLAAACLDAQRRILNHSIQYSNERKQFGVSISTFGAIRKKIAEMATGVFVSEAGSYRAAKNVQDKIDELVAGGMDHQAAELKGVEEFAVECSILKVFVSDLAQHTADEGIQVYGGMGFSEDTPMEAAWRDSRISRIYEGTNEINRLLAVGMLIKRAMKGELDLLSPAMAISKELMGIPSFEVPDYSEFMSEEKAIIANLKKVFLMVSGAALQKYMTEIEKQQHLLLNASEILNQIYMAESAVLRAEKHFSPDSVEAAMAQLNLYKAVEKIITAAKEGIVSFAEGDEQRMMLSGLRRFTKYTNHPNVVALTEKIAAHYIEKGAY